A window from Brachyhypopomus gauderio isolate BG-103 chromosome 6, BGAUD_0.2, whole genome shotgun sequence encodes these proteins:
- the flot1a gene encoding flotillin-1a, which translates to MFYTCGPNEAMVVSGFCRSPPLMISGGRVFVFPCVQQIQRITLNTMTLNVKSDKVYTRHGVPISVTGIAQMKIQGQNKQMLAAACQMFMGKSEAEIAQIALETLEGHQRAIIAHLTVEEIYKDRKKFSEQVFKVASSDLVNMGISVVSYTLKDVHDDQDYLHSLGKARTAQVQKDARIGEALNKRDAVIREAHALQEKVSAQYMNEIQMAKAQRDFELKKAAYDIEVNTKKAESEMAYQLQVAKTKQRIEEEKMQVQVVERTQQITLQDQEITRKEKELEAKVKKPAEAERYRLEKLAEAERLQLIMEAEAEAESIRVRGEAEAFAVEAKGRAEAEQMAKKAEAFQQYKEGAMVDMLLEKLPLMADEISKPLTSVNKVTMISSGGSEVGAAKLTGEVMDIMTKLPETIEKLTGVNISQVPCTV; encoded by the exons ATGTTTTATACCTGTGGTCCCAATGAGGCTATGGTGGTGTCTG GATTCTGCCGCTCTCCTCCTCTGATGATATCTGGAGGCAGAGTGTTTGTGTTTCCCTGTGTTCAGCAGATCCAAAG GATCACTCTGAACACCATGACATTGAATGTGAAGAGTGACAAAGTCTATACACGCCATGGAGTGCCTATCTCCGTTACTGGCATCGCCCAG ATGAAGATTCAGGGACAGAATAAGCAGATGTTGGCGGCAGCGTGTCAGATGTTTATGGGGAAGTCTGAAGCAGAGATTGCTCAGATTGCCCTGGAGACACTGGAGGGTCATCAGCGAGCCATCATCGCTCATTTGACTGTAGAG GAAATCTATAAGGATCGTAAAAAGTTTTCTGAGCAGGTGTTTAAGGTGGCATCATCAGACCTGGTCAACATGGGCATCAGTGTGGTCAGTTACACACTCAAAGATGTTCATGACGatcag GATTACCTGCATTCTCTGGGAAAGGCTCGCACAGCACAGGTGCAGAAGGATGCCCGTATTGGAGAGGCTTTAAACAAAAGAGATGCTGTTATCAGG gAAGCTCATGCTTTGCAGGAGAAGGTGTCTGCTCAGTACATGAATGAGATTCAGATGGCCAAGGCACAGAGAGACTTTGAGCTGAAGAAAGCTGCCTATGACATTGAGGTCAACACCAAAAAGGCTGAGTCGGAAATGGCTTACCAGCTACAG GTGGCGAAGACCAAGCAGCGCATTGAGGAGGAGAAGATGCAGGTACAGGTGGTGGAGCGCACGCAGCAGATCACGCTACAGGATCAGGAGATCACACGCAAGGAGAAGGAGCTGGAGGCCAAGGTGAAGAAACCTGCTGAAGCTGAGCGGTACCGCCTAGAGAAGCTGGCTGAAGCAGAGCG TCTTCAGCTCATCATGGAAGCTGAGGCCGAAGCAGAGTCCATCAGA gtgagaggagaggCAGAGGCATTCGCTGTGGAGGCCAAAGGCAGAGCAGAGGCAGAGCAGATGGCAAAAAAGGCTGAAGCCTTCCAGCAATACAAGGAGGGAGCCATGGTGGACATGTTGCTGGAGAAACTGCCGctg ATGGCAGATGAGATCAGCAAACCTTTGACATCTGTCAATAAGGTTACCATGATTTCTAGTGGTGGCTCTGAAGTGGGTGCTGCCAAGCTGACTGGAGAGGTCATGGACATCATGACCAAGCTTCCTGAGACAATTGAGAAACTGACTGGAGTCAACATCTCTCAG GTCCCTTGCACTGTGTGA